Genomic window (Bradyrhizobium sp. 186):
CGTGCTGCTGGAGATGCCGCCCGATCGCTCCGGGCTCGATGTGCTCAAGCGGCTGCGCGAGGAGAACTGTATGGCGCCGGTCCTGGTGACCTCGGCAAACGGCAACATCGCCATGGCGGTCGACGCGATCAAGAGCGGCGCGGTTGACTTCATCGAAAAGCCGTTCCGCACCCACGACATTGTCGGCCGGATCGATGCCGCGATCGACGAATTCGCTCAGCCCGGTTCGAACCGGCAGCGCTGGCTGCCCGGCTGCGAAGCCCTGACCGCGCGCGAAGGCGATGTGCTCGAACATCTCGCCGCCGGCCTGACCAACAAGGAGATTGCCCGACGCATGCATCTGAGCGCACGGACGGTGGAGGGCTATCGTGCCGGCATCCTGAAGAAGGCCGGCGCCCGGAACGTGACCGATCTGCTCCGTCGCATCTTCGGCCAGGGTTCGCCCAGCCAGGTCTGAGGCGGATCCGCCGCGGCGCGCTGATGCGTTCCGCGGCCTTGGTGCCGCCGCAGCGGCGCCCCACGGAAACCCCAATCGAACCAGTTCCTTCCCTGCCGCGTCTCACCACGATGGCGTGGCATTTTCATCGCGCGTCCGGCTGGCGGCGCGGCGGTACCGGCAGGGAGGAATTTTTATGCGCATCATCGCAAAATGCTTGGCGACGACGAGCCTGGTTCTGGTGACCACGGCGCTCGCGTCGCCGTCATGGGCCGCCGATGTGGACGCCACATCGGCCATCGACACCGTCACCGTTTACCCGGATGGCGCGACCGTTACCCGCGTCATCGCGCTGGACCTCGCCTCCGGCGACAGCACGCTGGTCGCCAAGGATTTTCCGCTTTCGCTCGATCCGTCCTCTCTCCGCGTCGAGGGTGAAGCGGGCGCGAAACTCACCATCGGCACCATCGATGCGCGGCCGCCGCGCGCCGCACCCCCGGTCAACCTGCCCGAGGTTGACAAGCGGATCGAAACGCTGAGGGACCAGCGCGCCGATCTGCAAGGCACGATCGACTCGGCAACCGCGCGGCGCAAATTCGCGCAGCACTTTGCCGAAGCCTCCCCCGCCGGTCTCGGCGATAAGGGCGAGGCGCGGCCGATCACCGAATGGCGCGCGGCCTTTGCCGCGGTCGCCGAGGAGATCGCGACCGCCGACACCACGATTCGTGACTCCGCGCGAAAACAGCGCGAGATCGATCGTCAGCTCGCGCAACTCGAAGCGGAGCGTTCGGCCAAGCCGCCGAGCAAGCTCGAAGTTCGCATCGACGTCGCCTCCGCGGCCGCGACGAAGGCGACGCTAAGAGTGACTTACGCAGTCCGCAATGCGCGCTGGCTGCCGCTCTATGACGCCCGGCTCGACACCGGCGCCAAGGACCGCAAGCCGCAGGTCGAACTGGCCCGCCGCGCCGAGGTTACGCAATCGACCGGCGAGGATTGGTCGAACGTTACGCTCGGTGTTTCCACGGTTCGTATCGGCCGCGGCGGCAGCGCGCCGGAGCTCAACTCGCTGGTTGTGAGGTATCCGCAACTGCCGAAGCCGCTGGCATTGGGCACGGCGTCGGACATGGCGATGCCCGCGCAGCCGATGACGCGGCAGGCGCAATCTCCGGCGATGGCGAAAGCGGCGGAGCCCGAACTGCGTGAGCGCGCGGACGAGCAGCAGGCCAACGCCGAGATCGGCGATTTCCAGGCCGTGTATCAGATCAGCGGCCGCGTCAGTCTCGGCGCCAATGAGGGCGCCAAGAGCCTGCTCATCTCCTCCATGACGGTGACGCCTGACCTCGCCATCCGCGCCGCCCCGGTCGTGGATCCCACCGCTTACCTCGAGGCGTCATTCAAGCTCGCCGAGGATACCAATCTGCTGTCCGGCAAGGTCGCGATCTTCCGCGACGGCACGTTCGTCGGCCGCAGCAAATTCTCGACCGCCGCGCGGAACGACGCGATCCGGCTCGGCTTCGGAGCCGACGACAAGATCAAGATCGAGCGCACCGTCATCAGGCAGAACGAAGGCACGACCGGCGTGATCGCGTCCTCCAAGACCGACGCGCGTTCGTTCCGCACCGTCGTTCGCAACGGTCACGACTTCCCGATCCGCATCGCGATCGAGGATCAGCTTCCGGTCAGCGAGAACGAGGATATTGGCGTCGAGATGCTGTCCTCGACCACGCCGCCCACGACCACCAATCTGCGCGACAAGCGCGGCGTGCTGGAATGGGCGTTCGACGCAAAACCCGGCGAGATCAAGGAGATTAAGTTCGCCTGGCGCATCCGCTGGCCCAAGGACAAGGGCATCGTCATGACGCCGGCGGGCTGAAGCATGATCCGGAAAAGTGTGCAGCGGTTTTCCCTCGCGACAAACGCGGAACGCGTTTGCACGGAGATCGATAGTCATCGCGCTTGAGTGGCGTTGGCTGCGCGCATCGATTGCGGCAGCAGATAAGGTACGCCGTCGTCGGCTTGGCCGATGACGGCGTCGATCTCAAAAATCTCGCGGATCATCCTGTCGGTCACGACCTCATGGCGGCTGCCGTCGGCGGTGAGCTTGCCATGGCGCAGCACCACCAGCCGGTCGGCAAACCGGATCGCCAGATTGAGGTCGTGAACGATCGCGATTACCGCGGTACCGCCGGTCGCGCGGAGCCGCGCGGCCTCGACCAGGTCGATCTGGTGGCGCAGATCGAGGCTCGATGTCGGCTCATCCAGCAGCAACAGGCCCGGTCCATGCTCGGCCTCGCCGCAGGCGAGCTGCACCAGCACGCGGGCGAAATGGGCGCGCTGCTGCTCGCCGCCGGACAGTGTCGGCAATTGCCGTTCGCGAAAATGCTCGAGGCCGACCTCGTGCAGCGCCGCGTCCACGAGCCCACCCGCATCGCGCGGGCTGCGATCGCCCGCGCCCATCAGCACGATCTCCTCGACGGTGAAGGGGAAGGTGACGTTGACGTGCTGGGACAACATCGCGCGGCGCGCTGCGAGCTCGCGCGGCGTGAAGCTGCGGATGTCGCGCTGCTTCAGCCACACCTCGCCCTCGTTCGGGCGGAGATCGCCGGAGAGCAGCCGCAGCAGCGTCGATTTGCCGGCGCCGTTCGGACCGATGATGGCGACCATCTCGCCAGCCGTGACGGTCAGGCCGACGCCATCAAGCAGTGTCGCGCGGCCGGCGCGCTTGCTCAAGGCCCGCGCTTGGATCACGGCGCTCATAGCGAGGCGAGCCCACGCTGCCGCAGCAGAATTCCCAGGAACACCGGCGCGCCGACCGCTGCGGTCAAAATGCCGATCGGCATTTCCGCCGGCGCCACGATCGTACGCGCCAGCGTGTCGGCGCCGACCATCAGGATCGCGCCGAGCAGCACCGAGGCCGGCAGCAGCAGGCGATGCGCCGGCCCAATGACGAGGCGCAACAGATGTGGCACGACGATGCCGACGAAGCCGATGACGCCGCTGATCGACACCGCGACGCCGGTCATGGCAGAGACCACGACGATGGAGATCCGCTTCAGACGCTCGACATCGACGCCGCCGTGAAAGGCGTCGGCTTCGCCAAGCACCAGCAGATCGAGGCCGCGCGCGATAAAGGCGCAGGCCGCAAGCCCGAGCGCCAGAACCGGTGCGAGCAACGCGGCCTTGCTCCAGGTCGCGCCGCTCATCGAGCCCAGCAGCCAGAAGGTGATGTCGCGGAGCTGGCGGTCGTCGGCGATGAACACCAGCAAGCCGATGCCGGCATTGGTGATGGCGGTGATGGCGACACCGGCGAGCAGAAATATTGCGATCGAGGTTCGCCCGGCACGGCTGCTGATGCCGTAGAGAAGCGCGGTCGTCGCCAGCGACCCCGCAAAGGCCGCGAGCGGCAGCAGCTCGGTTTGGAGGAATCGCAGAGTCTCGCCGAAGCGCGAATCGGTGAAGACGATCGCAGCCGCGGCCGCGAGCGCCCCGCCGCTGGAGACGCCGACCAGCGCGGGATCGGCGAGCGGATTGCGGAACAGTCCCTGCATGATCGCGCCGGCAGCCGCGAGCAGGCCGCCGACCATCGCGGCTGCCGCGATCCGGGGAATGCGGATCGACCACAGCACAAGTTGGTCGCGGGCTGTGACGGCATCGGCGGCATTGTCACGGACGAGGCCGAGCGCGGCAGGCAGTCGGGAGAGAGGAATGCCGGCCGCACCGACCGTGAGCGCGACAGTCGCGATGGCTGCGAGTGCGATGAGCAGCGCGGCGATCACAAGCGAGGCGGAGCGTCGTCCCGCGCCTGCTCGCCGCCGCGGGCCAGGCGCCTCCGTCTCGATCGCCACGCTCATTGCCGGCAATTCGCCGTCGGAACGGTCGACGCGAACCCGCCAGCCTGTGCTGCGAGCGTCGGATAGAGCTTGACCGAAAGATCACGCGCCGCCGCCGCCGTCCGCGGCCCGAAGCCGAGCAGGTAGAGCCCGTCCATCGTGATGAAACTCTTGTTGGCCGCGACCGGCGTCAGGGCAAAGCCGGGATGGGTATAGATTGCCTCGGCCTGGAGCGAATCCTTGCCGCGCTCGATCGACAGCACGACGTCGGGCTTGGCCGCCACGATCGCCTCGTCGCCGATGATCTTGTAGCCGTCGTAATCGTCGACGGCGTTGGCGGCGCCCGCAAGCTGGATGATCTCCTCGGCCGCGGTCTTGTGGCCGGCGACCATGGCCCGGCCGTTCTGGAGCGACATCACGAACATCACCCGGACCGGCTTCGTCACCTTGGTGCGCAATGTGCGGAGCTGACCGAGATCGGCGCCGACCGCCGTGGCCAAGCACTCGGCGCGTGCATCGACGCCCATGGCGTGGCCGACCAGCCTGATCTTTTCGACCAGGCCTTCCTCGGAGAAGGTCTCAGGCACCAGCACCAGCGGCACCTTCGCCGTCTCCAGGAGGTCCATGGTTTCGCGTGGACCAGTGCCCTGGATGGCGAGGATCAGCGTGGGGTTGAGACCCAGCACGCCCTCGGCTGAAATCTGCCGCATGTAGCCGACATTGGGTTTGTCGTGCAGCGCCGCCGCCGGATAGAGGCTCGTGGTGTCGACGCCGACCAGCCGGCTTTCGAGGCCCAGCGCATAGAGGATCTCGGTGATGGCGCCGCCGATCGAGACCGTGCGTGCGAAGTCGGTGACGGCGACGTCGCGGTTGCGTGCGTCATGCACGGTGATACCGGCGGCGTGCGCGGCGGAGGTGAGCGCGATCGCGCCGGTGAGCAGGAGAGGTGCGAGGGTGCGACAAAATGTCATTGCAGGTTACTTCGTCAGGATCAGCTTGTTCTGCGAGGTCAGACGCAGGCGATAGGTGTCTTCGCCATGCGCGATGATGATCTCGCGCTCGACGGCGAACAGCTCGCGGCTGTCGATCCTGCTCCCGCGCATGGTCAACGTTCTCGTTGTTGCGGAAGGGCTTTCTGCCGGCCCCGCCGCGCCGCCGAATTTGTCTCCGGACGCTGCTGACATTGTTGGTGTGATGCGCTTTCGAAATTTCAGATGCCGCCTGCTTGTATAAGCCGCGCGATGCGCATTCCAACGGCAGCAACTTACAATCGATATAATCTGCAACCTGACGTCATTGACCGTCAGAGTGTGGCCACGTAACCAATCATGACAGCGGGCAACTTGTCCCGTGTCGTAAGAAAATTAGCCAGCCAGTCGTTCGCCGTGTGAACGCACGCCAGCCAACCAACAAAGTGAAGTGCAGGCTGGGGTGATATGGCTGACGGGGCTAGGTATTCGCGCGCCCTGATTTTGGGCGCGTCTGTGGTTTCAATCGCGGCATTGGCGACGGAGAGCGGTCTTGCGCAGACGGCTCAGCCGCAAGCCGAACGTGCGTCGTCGGATCGGTCGAAGCAGGCCAAACGCAAGCAGGCCAAGCCGCAACTCGCGCAGCAGGCAACACCTGAGGTGATGAACGCTCGTGCCCAGGCCGGTGGCACCGCGCCCGTGCAGACGCTCGACACCATCACGGTCGCTGCGACCAAAACCCCGGAGCGCGCGATCGATGCGCTCGCGCCCGTCAGCTCCGTGACGCTCGACAAGATCCAGGGTCTGCAGCCGAACCGGCTGTCAGACATCTTCTACGCCGTTCCCGGCGTGTCGTTCCAGGAGCGCGGCGACGATCCCGCGACCGTCATCAACATCCGCGGCTTGCAGGATTTCGGCCGCGTCGCCGTGGTCGTCGACGGTGCGCGGCAGAACTATCAGCGCACCGGCCACAACGCCAACGGCTCCTTCTTCCTCGATCCCGAGCTGATCGGCGGCGTCGACGTCGTGCGCGGCCCGACCGCCAACATCTATGGCTCCGGCGCGATCGGCGGCCTCGTCTCGTTCCGCACCAAGGACATCAACGATGTGCTGCGTCCGGGCGAGCGCTGGGGTGTCGATCTCTCCGGCTCCTATGGTTCGAACAACAGTCGCGGCCTCGGCTCGGTGTTCGGCGGCGTACGCGCTACGCCCGACGTCGATATTTTCGGCGGCGCGGTTTACCGCACGCAAGGCAACTACAAGGACGGCAACGGCACCGAGATCGGCAACACCGGCAATCAGGTCAAAAGCGGGCTGATGAAGCTCACGGTGCGCCCCGCAATCGGTCATGAGGTCAAGTTCGGCGCCGTCTTCCAGGACTATCAATACACTATCGGCCAGTTCAACACCGGCCCGGTGGCCACGGCAGCGCAGCGTGCGCTCTATCAGGGCTCGTCGGTCTATGCATCCGACGCCAAGAATTACACCGGCACCGTCACCTGGAACTACGCGCTGCCGAGCGATAATCTGTTCGACTGGCACATGTCGCTCTACGGCAATCGCACCGACAACGACCAGACCAAGACCTATCACTATTCAACCGCGGGCGCGGCCTATTGCGGCCCCGGCGGCATTGGCAACAACATTTCGGGCTGCGTCGGCGACAAGCGCGGCTATGTGCTGGATACGTTCGGCATCGACGCCAATAACACCACGCGCTTCAATGTCGGTGGCTGGCGCAACGCGCTGACCTACGGTGTTGATGCGTTCCAGGACGACGTGAAGACCAGCGACAGCCGCGGCAATTCCAACGTTACGACGCCGAGCGGAATTCGCACGGTGTCCGGCGGCTTCCTCCAGTTGAAGCAGAACTACGGCACCTGGTTCGAGGCCGTCAGCGCGATCCGTTATGACCGCTATAATTTGCAGGCCGGAAATACGAACACCGGCGGCGATCGCTTCTCGCCAAAGATCACTTTGGGTGTAACGCCGGTCGCCGGCTTCCAGCCCTATGTCAGCTATGCCGAAGGCTATCGCGCCCCGTCGATCACCGAGACCGTGATCTCCGGTGCGCATGCGACCGGCGGCGGACCGGCGTTCTTCCCCTGTCCTGATGGAACCAGCGGCCTGTTTTGCTTCCTGCCCAACCCGAATCTTCGTCCAGAAGTCGGCAAGAACAAGGAAGTCGGCTTCAACCTGAAATATGACGGCATCTTTGCCGCGTCCGACTCGTTCCGCGGCAAGATCAACCTCTTCCGCAACGACGTAAGCGACTACATCGACCTCGTCCCTTCGACGCCGGTCGCGACGCCGTTCGGTTTACTCAGCCAGTACTACCAGTACCAGAACATCGCCAATGCGCGGATCGAGGGCTTTGAGGCGGAGACCATGTACGATGCCGGTCTCTGGTTCGTCGGTGTCGCCGGTCACTACATCCAGGGCAAGAACGTCGCGACCAATATCGGGCTTGCAACCATCACCCCGCGCAAGGTCGTCACGACCGGCGGTGTCCGCCTGATCGATCGCACTCTGATCCTGACGGCGCAGTGGGCCTCGTTCGGTCCCAACAATGACGTGCCCGCCGGCTATCTGCCTGCGACCGGATACGAGCTGGTCAATCTGTACCTGACCTGGAACGCGACCAAGGACATCGTGTTCTCGGCATCGATCGACAATCTCTTGAACCAGTACTACCGGCCTTATGCCATTCCCGGCAGCTCTACCGACGGCACCACGCAGAACGACGTGCTGTGGTCGAGCCCGGGACCCGGCAGGGTCTACAAGGCCGGCTTGAAGATTCACTTTGGAGGGGCGTAGCCGCAGGCATCGCAACACCATCAATCTCCGCCGGGCCGCGTTGATGCTCCAGCGCGGCTTCGGCGCGTTTTTCGTCTTGATGAGAAGGAGAGATTTTCATGTTTATCGCCATGAACCGGTTTGAAGTGAAGAAGGGCGCGGAGATCGCGTTCGAGACCGTCTGGGCTACGCGCGAATCCTATCTCGGCAGCATGTCGGGCTTCGTCGAGTTTCACCTGTTGAAAGGCCCGGAGGCCGAGGACCACACGCTCTATTCCTCGCACACCAGCTGGGTCGACAAGGCGGCGTTCGAAGCCTGGACGCGCTCGGAGGAATTCCGCCGCGCCCATGCCCGCGCCGACAACAGGACCGGCGACAGCCTTTATCTCGGCCATCCCAAGTTCGAGGGCTTTGAGGTGATCCAGAGCGAGCGCAAGGCCGCGGCCGCTTAACGCCGCGCTGGAGCACGAAAGGAGCCGAACATGCTGAGCACCGACCTCGCCGATCTCAGGGCGCACATGGCCGACAATCCCGACGCGGTGATCGAGGACGTTGCGCGCGAGCGCAAGGTCTCGCCGCGCGCGGTGATCGAGGCGCTGCCGTCGTCCATGGTGCGCTTTGGCGCCGGCGAGCATTTCGCCGCCGCCATGCAGGATATCGCAGAGTGGGGCGAAGTGACGCTGATCGTGCACACCGATGATGCGATCTTCGAGTTCACGGGGGCCATTCCCGCGGGCGAGATCGGCCGCGGCTATTTCAACCTAATGCAGCCGAAGGGATTGCACGGCCATCTTCGCCATGAGCGCTGCGCGGCCACAGCCTTCGTCGAGCGTCCCTTCATGGGCAAGAATTCGGCCTTCGTCGCATTCGTCAATGCCGACGGCGGCATCATGTTCAAGGTCTTCGTCGGCCGCGACGAGACCCGGGCGTTGCGCGCCGACCAGCTTGCGCGGTTCCGGCAGCTTGCCGACCGCATCGCGGCGCAGCCCGCGGCGTAGCTTCCTTCTGTCTGTCGGGAGATCAGGATGCAGAGCAATTTTAGGCTTCGGCACGGGATCGGATCCATCGCGCAGGCGCTGGCGCCGACGTCGGCCTTCGCGGCGACGGACGAGGCGCTGTTGCCGCGTAATTTGTCGCCCTGGGGCATGTTCGTCAGCGCCGACATCGTCGTGAAGGCGGTGGTGATCGGGCTTGCTGTCGCCTCGCTGGTGACGTGGACGGTGTGGCTTGCCAAGACCATCGAGCTGCGCCGCAAGAGCGCGCTCGCCTCGAAGCGGACGCGTGCGCTCGAAGGCAACATGAAGCTGGCCGAGGCGGCTGAGCGGGCGGGCGACGCGCATGATGCGGTGGCTCAGCTCATCCAGTCCTGCGCCAGGGAAGCTGAGCTCTCCGGCGGCATCCTCGACGACGGTCTCCAGGAGCGCGTGGCGCTGCGGCTCGATCGCGTCGAGGCCGCGATGTCCCGTCAGATCGCGCGCGGCACCGGCGTGCTCGCGACCATCGGCGCCACCGCGCCGTTCGTCGGCCTGTTCGGCACGGTCTGGGGCATCATGAATTCCTTCATCGGCATCTCCGAGAGCCACACCACGAGCCTTGCGGTGGTTGCGCCCGGCATCGCGGAGGCGCTGCTCGCCACCGCGCTCGGCCTCGTCGCCGCGATCCCGGCGGTCGTGATCTACAATCAACTGGTCCGCGGCATCACCAGTTACCGCGCGTTGCTTGGCGACGCCTCGGCGCAGCTCATGCTGCTGGTCAGCCGGCAGCGCGACCATCGCGATTTCCGTCTGGCGCGGGCGGCGGAGTAGG
Coding sequences:
- a CDS encoding hemin uptake protein HemP, translating into MSAASGDKFGGAAGPAESPSATTRTLTMRGSRIDSRELFAVEREIIIAHGEDTYRLRLTSQNKLILTK
- a CDS encoding antibiotic biosynthesis monooxygenase, giving the protein MFIAMNRFEVKKGAEIAFETVWATRESYLGSMSGFVEFHLLKGPEAEDHTLYSSHTSWVDKAAFEAWTRSEEFRRAHARADNRTGDSLYLGHPKFEGFEVIQSERKAAAA
- the exbB gene encoding tonB-system energizer ExbB; the encoded protein is MQSNFRLRHGIGSIAQALAPTSAFAATDEALLPRNLSPWGMFVSADIVVKAVVIGLAVASLVTWTVWLAKTIELRRKSALASKRTRALEGNMKLAEAAERAGDAHDAVAQLIQSCAREAELSGGILDDGLQERVALRLDRVEAAMSRQIARGTGVLATIGATAPFVGLFGTVWGIMNSFIGISESHTTSLAVVAPGIAEALLATALGLVAAIPAVVIYNQLVRGITSYRALLGDASAQLMLLVSRQRDHRDFRLARAAE
- a CDS encoding TonB-dependent hemoglobin/transferrin/lactoferrin family receptor; translation: MADGARYSRALILGASVVSIAALATESGLAQTAQPQAERASSDRSKQAKRKQAKPQLAQQATPEVMNARAQAGGTAPVQTLDTITVAATKTPERAIDALAPVSSVTLDKIQGLQPNRLSDIFYAVPGVSFQERGDDPATVINIRGLQDFGRVAVVVDGARQNYQRTGHNANGSFFLDPELIGGVDVVRGPTANIYGSGAIGGLVSFRTKDINDVLRPGERWGVDLSGSYGSNNSRGLGSVFGGVRATPDVDIFGGAVYRTQGNYKDGNGTEIGNTGNQVKSGLMKLTVRPAIGHEVKFGAVFQDYQYTIGQFNTGPVATAAQRALYQGSSVYASDAKNYTGTVTWNYALPSDNLFDWHMSLYGNRTDNDQTKTYHYSTAGAAYCGPGGIGNNISGCVGDKRGYVLDTFGIDANNTTRFNVGGWRNALTYGVDAFQDDVKTSDSRGNSNVTTPSGIRTVSGGFLQLKQNYGTWFEAVSAIRYDRYNLQAGNTNTGGDRFSPKITLGVTPVAGFQPYVSYAEGYRAPSITETVISGAHATGGGPAFFPCPDGTSGLFCFLPNPNLRPEVGKNKEVGFNLKYDGIFAASDSFRGKINLFRNDVSDYIDLVPSTPVATPFGLLSQYYQYQNIANARIEGFEAETMYDAGLWFVGVAGHYIQGKNVATNIGLATITPRKVVTTGGVRLIDRTLILTAQWASFGPNNDVPAGYLPATGYELVNLYLTWNATKDIVFSASIDNLLNQYYRPYAIPGSSTDGTTQNDVLWSSPGPGRVYKAGLKIHFGGA
- a CDS encoding iron chelate uptake ABC transporter family permease subunit, with amino-acid sequence MSVAIETEAPGPRRRAGAGRRSASLVIAALLIALAAIATVALTVGAAGIPLSRLPAALGLVRDNAADAVTARDQLVLWSIRIPRIAAAAMVGGLLAAAGAIMQGLFRNPLADPALVGVSSGGALAAAAAIVFTDSRFGETLRFLQTELLPLAAFAGSLATTALLYGISSRAGRTSIAIFLLAGVAITAITNAGIGLLVFIADDRQLRDITFWLLGSMSGATWSKAALLAPVLALGLAACAFIARGLDLLVLGEADAFHGGVDVERLKRISIVVVSAMTGVAVSISGVIGFVGIVVPHLLRLVIGPAHRLLLPASVLLGAILMVGADTLARTIVAPAEMPIGILTAAVGAPVFLGILLRQRGLASL
- the hutX gene encoding heme utilization cystosolic carrier protein HutX, giving the protein MLSTDLADLRAHMADNPDAVIEDVARERKVSPRAVIEALPSSMVRFGAGEHFAAAMQDIAEWGEVTLIVHTDDAIFEFTGAIPAGEIGRGYFNLMQPKGLHGHLRHERCAATAFVERPFMGKNSAFVAFVNADGGIMFKVFVGRDETRALRADQLARFRQLADRIAAQPAA
- a CDS encoding response regulator; its protein translation is MPGNMLSKREVFVIDTDAASREQLSAALQQSAYDVICFADGASLLSEAKARMPACVLLEMPPDRSGLDVLKRLREENCMAPVLVTSANGNIAMAVDAIKSGAVDFIEKPFRTHDIVGRIDAAIDEFAQPGSNRQRWLPGCEALTAREGDVLEHLAAGLTNKEIARRMHLSARTVEGYRAGILKKAGARNVTDLLRRIFGQGSPSQV
- a CDS encoding heme ABC transporter ATP-binding protein, yielding MSAVIQARALSKRAGRATLLDGVGLTVTAGEMVAIIGPNGAGKSTLLRLLSGDLRPNEGEVWLKQRDIRSFTPRELAARRAMLSQHVNVTFPFTVEEIVLMGAGDRSPRDAGGLVDAALHEVGLEHFRERQLPTLSGGEQQRAHFARVLVQLACGEAEHGPGLLLLDEPTSSLDLRHQIDLVEAARLRATGGTAVIAIVHDLNLAIRFADRLVVLRHGKLTADGSRHEVVTDRMIREIFEIDAVIGQADDGVPYLLPQSMRAANATQAR
- a CDS encoding mucoidy inhibitor MuiA family protein, producing the protein MRIIAKCLATTSLVLVTTALASPSWAADVDATSAIDTVTVYPDGATVTRVIALDLASGDSTLVAKDFPLSLDPSSLRVEGEAGAKLTIGTIDARPPRAAPPVNLPEVDKRIETLRDQRADLQGTIDSATARRKFAQHFAEASPAGLGDKGEARPITEWRAAFAAVAEEIATADTTIRDSARKQREIDRQLAQLEAERSAKPPSKLEVRIDVASAAATKATLRVTYAVRNARWLPLYDARLDTGAKDRKPQVELARRAEVTQSTGEDWSNVTLGVSTVRIGRGGSAPELNSLVVRYPQLPKPLALGTASDMAMPAQPMTRQAQSPAMAKAAEPELRERADEQQANAEIGDFQAVYQISGRVSLGANEGAKSLLISSMTVTPDLAIRAAPVVDPTAYLEASFKLAEDTNLLSGKVAIFRDGTFVGRSKFSTAARNDAIRLGFGADDKIKIERTVIRQNEGTTGVIASSKTDARSFRTVVRNGHDFPIRIAIEDQLPVSENEDIGVEMLSSTTPPTTTNLRDKRGVLEWAFDAKPGEIKEIKFAWRIRWPKDKGIVMTPAG
- a CDS encoding hemin ABC transporter substrate-binding protein gives rise to the protein MTFCRTLAPLLLTGAIALTSAAHAAGITVHDARNRDVAVTDFARTVSIGGAITEILYALGLESRLVGVDTTSLYPAAALHDKPNVGYMRQISAEGVLGLNPTLILAIQGTGPRETMDLLETAKVPLVLVPETFSEEGLVEKIRLVGHAMGVDARAECLATAVGADLGQLRTLRTKVTKPVRVMFVMSLQNGRAMVAGHKTAAEEIIQLAGAANAVDDYDGYKIIGDEAIVAAKPDVVLSIERGKDSLQAEAIYTHPGFALTPVAANKSFITMDGLYLLGFGPRTAAAARDLSVKLYPTLAAQAGGFASTVPTANCRQ